GTCCCCTCTCTCCCTCCTTGATGTTGATCAACCGCTCCAGCTTATACTTAGCTGGAGCGACCAGTTCTTGTCGCACTGTATTTGGGCGAGTCTGAAATCGCTCCAGAACGCGTCCCCACAATGCAGATCTCAGGATAGAAAGTGCATGGCGAACGTCCGGCTTGGAATACTGCTCCATCTGGTGTTGACTTGTTTCATGAGTTCTCATGCTCATCCTCCTCTTTCTCAAGTTCAGTACGCAGGAAACTCGCGGCCCTCGTAATTCTGTCCATCGGGTAGTTCCACTCTTCCAAGACCTCTTGCCGGATTACCCCTCTTGCAAGGAGAGAGGGGAGAAGTTCTGTGATGATACGGGCAGCCATCTCCGTATGTTGATCCTTGTCTGTCTCTCCTCCATGCAGTTTCTTGTTAAACCGATGAAGATCCTTGTGGTTTGCACCCAACTCTGAGAGGAACATTGACACAAAAACCGACGAAATAACCTCCGTAGAGTGTTGCGGGACAATCATTTGACGCATTGGGACGATGCCAAATGCCGTGTTGACGCCCGCATAAGCACGGGCAAGTGCCAGCAGGCTCCTCCTGTTTGCTCCTGTGACAGATCTAATGACATTGCTTGCGATCATGTGCCCTCCTTCTTGGCAGTGGTATTCTCCGGAAACACAGACCCGCGGGTTAAAATTATGTTACACACCCGCCACTCACAGAAATAATAGCCATGACGTACATGTTTGTCAAGCGATAAAATGAACATAAGCATAAGTAAAGAAAGCAATTATGATGCGATTGTGTTATCAAATAAAACATCCGTATTGGTCGATTATATGTAGCATGGTAAATGTCAGTATCAATTCCTGGCTGGATTACAGGGGCGATATTCTCACCTCAATTGTGTTCAAAATAAGCGGAGGTATTTGAAGGCAGAATAGGGGTTTGGAATGGCAGTCCGAGCTTCGTGTTCTGGTTGGACCACTTGCACTTGGAGTATTCAATGTTGGACCATTGAGGTGTTTAAAACACGTAAAGCCACAGTCCTGAGATAACTTCACTGGAAGTTACGTAAAGTAACAGCCTATCCTTATGCTGGAATCTTGATCAAAGGAAAGCCCATGAGTTCCCAAGTCCGCCGATTTCTTGAGCCGAAGACCGTAAGCGAGCTTCGCAATATGGAGTTGATCGCGCGGATGATTGTGGAGGGTTTCATGGCCGGCCTTCACCGTAGTCCCTTTCACGGATTCAGCGCGGAGTTTTCCGAATACCGTCCCCACAATCCCGGAGAATCGGCCAGAGACGTGGACTGGAAGGCCTACGCCCGAACGGATCGTCACTATGTGAAGCTCTTCGAAGAGGAAACGAACCTGCGAGCTACCCTGCTTCTCGACTCCAGCCGCTCGATGGAGTTCTCCGGGAGCCGGGACCGGATTCGCAAGGATCGCTATGCTTCGCTTCTGGCCGCCGGGCTCGCCTGGCTACTGGTTCGGCAACAGGATGCCGTGGGCCTGATGACCTTCGACGAGAAAATCCGCGAAATCCTGCCGCCCCGTTCTTCCCGTTCTCATTTATACGAGATTCTTCGCACGCTTCAGAACAATGAGTCAGGTGGACAGACGGATCTGGGAGAGATCCTGCATCGCGCCGCAGAGAGAGTGCGTCGCCGGGGACTGATCGTTCTTCTGAGCGACCTGATGGACGAGCCGGAGAAAGTTCTGGCTGGATTGAAACACTTACGCCATCGGGGTCACGAGGTGCTGGTCTTTCACATTCTCGACCCCCTGGAGCTTGATCTGGATCTTGAAAACGAACTCCAGTTGAAGGATCTGGAGACCGGAGAAGAGATCCGGAGCCATCCCCGCTTCCTGCGGGAAACGATGCGCAATCGTGTGGCGGAGTGGCGTCGTCAACTCGAAAGGGAATGCCGTTCCCATCGCATCGATTATCTTCCCATCGAGACCGACCTGGACTTTGATCTTGCGCTTCGGCGCATCCTTGACGCGCGCCGTCGAAGGTCCTGAAATACCCGTCTTTGCTGAATGAGCCGCTTTTCCAGTGGTTCACGAATTGCTTTTTCAGAAGCAGGGAGAGGCAGTTCGTGAACAGATCAACCCACTGGGGAAGGACGCTCATTGATGAGTCTCAATCGGAAACAGGGCTTTTCGAAACGGATCATTCGCATCGCATGGATTTTGGCCACGACCGCTCTGCTCCTTGCCATGCCAGAACCGCTGCTGGCCCGTTCGGCCAATGTCTTTCTGGGTCGCGACATCGCCGGGCATGAAGAAGAGCTTTCCCGATACGACCTTCTGGTTCTTTCTCCTTCCACGCTGAACCGTCTCGCTTCTCTGGAAGAGATTCGCAGCCACAATCCGGAGATCCGGATTTTTCTCATCTTTGATTTCTTCAGCGGGCAGACGGGAAACTTCAACGAACTGAGCCTCTTCTTCTCCTCCGGAATCCGGGAGGAGTGGATCATGAGAAGCACGACGGACGCCGTGGTCAGCAGCTGGCCCGAGACATTCGTCAACAATCTTACGGAGCATTGCCTCGAAGTAGAGGGCCGGGTCTACCGTGACTACGCGCTCGACTTTTTCGAAAACGAACTTCTTCCCCGCCTGACTCACTACGATGGCCTCTTTCTGGACCAGTGTTTCGAAAGTGCCTACTACATCCACGGTCGCTTCGATGGAGACTTCGACATGAACCTCGACGGTCTGTCGGACACCCGGGAGGAATGCGATGAGTGGATCCGGGATGGCTGGCTCGCTCTTCTGAAGGGAATCCGGGAACGGGCTCCCGAGCTTCCGATTATTGGCAACGGAAACAACCGTTTCTTCGGTCAGCTAGATGGCAGGATGTTCGAGAACTTTCCGAACACTTCCTTTGGCGGAGTTCTCGGAGCGCTGTCGAAGCTGGAGGGATGGAGGGACAACTCCGGTGGCCAGGAGAGCATCATCAACTGCATTTCCACAGAAGAAGATGCCGTCACCCGCCGCGCGTCCTGGGCTTTGGAGAGGTTTACGGGGCAGCATTTGAGCTTCGATTACGGCTCCAGCGGGCATGATGAACTGCTTTGGAGCGATCTCCACGAAATCTCTCTGGGGGAAGCAAGCGGACGGCTCAGCCTGAACGGAGAGCACCTGGCAGAGAGAACTTTTGACAGCAGTGAAGAATTGAACGGAGTGTTCTTTCCGGCAGAAGGCCGATGGCTTGGAGAAGAGGAAGATCCTCTTGTCGGAAGCGGAAGCCTCGAGATCAATGCGATGAAGAAGGGCTGGCAAGCACTCTTCGCCACGGACCTGTCCCCTGTCGAAAGCCTGGAAGCCATGGTCGTCGCCTATCGCTATCGCGTGATCCGCGCGCCAAAACAGGGCGTGAAAATCGACGCCGCTTTTCGTCGTCATGGAGACAATTCAGCAAAGGTCAGTCTTCCCTGCGAGAAGGTGAAAACAGGCGATACGGGTTTCTATCTGGCTCGCTCGAAAGGGGAACTCGATGCTCATGACGACTGGTACTTCTACCTCTCTTCCGAAGACCCCTGTAAAATCGTGGTGGACGAGATCCAGGTAGTTCGTGAAAACACGGCGCGAATGGAGAGGGTCTTTGAAGAAGGAGTGGTGCTGCTTTCCCTTTCTTCGGAACCCATCACTCTGGACAACTGGGAGCATCTGGTTCCCAGCCCGGCCGACTGTTTTGCGGATTCCTGGAGTGACGACCGGGGAAGCTGGATTCTTGAAGCAGGAGAGACCCTACTTCTTCTTGAAGGCGATGGTGGCCCACTTTCCTCGGAAAACCTCCGAACAGAGAGCGAAAAGGGGAAAGCAGACTTCAGTCTCCAGGCACCCTTTCCCAATCCCTTCAACCCGAAGGTCAGCATTCCCTTTGCGCTCTCGGAGAGCACGCTGATGCGAGTTGCGATCTACGATGCCCGGGGACGCAGGGTGCGGGAACTGACAAACCGGGTGTATTCCGCCGGAGAGCATCGCCTGGACTGGACAGGGCGCGATGATGCAGGAAGAAGGGTTCCCTCTGGAGTCTATTTCCTGAAGATGGAAAGCGGCCGCGAAGTCCAGAAACGCAAACTCGTTCTTACGAGCTGATTATTCTCACCGGAAAACGAACGATCGTCTTCAGCCTCTCGGGTTTTGCCCGACGGGGATCGGAGAGGTAGATGTCGTGGTGGCAACCGGCGATCTCGTAGCCTTCTGACTCGGCGTAGTCGAGCATCTGAACGATCGTTTCGCCCTCTTTTTCGTAGGGACCCAGGTGGAGCATCTGCACCACCTCGCCTTCATCCAGTTCGATCAGCAGGACATCGCGAAAGGCAGGATCCTTGCCCTTCTCCTCGAGCTGTTTTCGGGCGCCCTTCATTTGATCCTCGCCAATGAACTCCGGCACGCGGATCATCAGCTTCCAGTTCCATTGGTCTTTTGGTTCCTGGCTGTAGTCTCCGCAGGGGTTCTCCGTGCCCCACCAGATGCCCTCAATCTTGGACACCTTGTAGTCCCGCCCTTTCTCGAACTTCTCCGTCATCTTGATCGTAAAGGCCATGGCATACAGTGCACCAATGGCCTGCGTGAAGACTTCGCCCCCCGGCGAGCCTGTTCCCTGATAGCTGAGGTAGAGCCCGATGGACGGGCGGAAAATTCCCGGCTTTCGGCTCTGGGTGTAATCCTGCTTGTGAAGCTTCAGGAGATCGAGTTTCTCGGACATGGGGCACCTCCTCTGTGAGGCTCCACTTTTACGCTTTGAGAGTCAAGCCCCGCTTGTGCAATCTCATCCTCTCGGCTATCAATGAAATATCGTGAGCTTTCTAAACGGCATATTCCTCTTCGGGCTTCTCGGGGTCCTGCTTCCGCTGCTGATTCATCTCTTCCAGCGCCGTCGCGCCCGGAAGCTGGACTTCCCGAGCCTCCGTTTCCTGCACGAAGAAAACCTGCGGCAGATGCGTCGACTGAACTTCCGCCGCCTGCTCCTTCTTCTCTTGCGGATGCTTATCATCGCGCTCCTGGCTCTGGCCCTGGCCCGACCCACGCTTCGGGGGCCCCTGGCTCGCGTCTTCCCCGAAAAGACACCTCGCAGTCTGGCCCTGATTCTGGACCGAAGCGCAAGTATGCAGAGTCTTCACGAAGACGGGAGCCTCTTTGATCTCGCCCTGAGAAGGGCAAGAGAGATTCTGAGCCCGCTGGACGAGAACGATGAAGTTCTCCTCCTGGGTTTCGGGGAAAATGTGGACGACCCTCTGGGCGGTTTCGCAAGCCCTTCCCTCGTGCGGGAGTTTCTGGAAAACTGGAAGCCCGGCGAGGGGAAGAGTTTTCTGAGGCCGGCTCTGTCACAGGCCATTCGCAGTCTGTCACTTCGCCCGCATCCGCTTCGGGAGATCTTCCTTCTCAGTGACTTCGCCCTTTCAGAAGCCGACACCGTTCCGCTTCCCGACCCCGGGGATCTTCGCATCATGGCTCTGCCCCTTGCCGATGAACTTCCCCCGAATGCCGGTTTCGTGAATCTTCAGCTTCCCCGTCGCCCCGTACTTGCCGGGAAGCCCTTTGAACTGTCTCTCAGTCTGGAGTCGAAGCGCGAGGACAGCTTTCCCGTGGACCTTCTTCTCGACGAGCAGTATTCGGGGAGCCTGGAGTTTTCCCCGGGGCCCGGTCGCGTGCAAACAAGGAGCCTGTCTCTGGGCTTGAAAGAGCCGGGGAAGCTGCGAGGGGTCTGGCGAAAGAAAAAGGATCGCTATGCGCCGGACGATGAACTGCCCTTTGTCTTGCCGGTTCATTCCTTCCTCCGTGTTCTCCTGCTGGGCCGGGCGGAATCCGGTCTCGCCCGTCATCTTGGGCTGGCTCTGGATCCCGCTTCCTCCTCATCCACTTCCCCGCTGGAGCTTCTCCAGATTTCAACTTCCTCCCTGGAGAGCGTCGATCTGGAGGCTCGCCATGCGGTGCTTCTTGCCGGTGGTGCAGGACTCGGCTCCTCTTCTGCTAAGGCGCTGGCAGCCTATGTGAAATCCGGCGGCGGGCTTCTTCTCTTCCCGGACAGGGAGAGCCTGCCTGTTCTTGCACGGGAGCTTCTTCCCGAACTCGACGGTCCCCGTTCGCTGGAGCTGGCCGGGAGCGAAAGGCTTCAGATCCGGGAGCTTCATGGCGAGCACTCCCTCTTTGAGGATTTCGATGAGGTTCACCGGGAGATCCTGAGAGACCAGAGTTTCTCGGAGATCTTTCGCTGTTCTGTGGGGGGTCGACAGGTTCTGGCCCGCTTCGAAGGGGGATTGCCGGCCGTTCTGGCATGGAACTACGGTCGCGGCCGAGTGCGTCTTCTTCTCTTTGATGCGGGCCCGGCGGGAGGCGAGTTCCCCTGGAGTTCCCTTTTTCTTCCCCTGATTCAGGAAATGGTGCAGGAGGTCAGCGGGGCACAGCTTCCCCGCACTGCCACGGTGGGGGAGAGTCTGGAGTGGGAGATCAAGTCCTTTCCGACCGAGGGGCAGCGGCT
The sequence above is drawn from the Candidatus Krumholzibacteriia bacterium genome and encodes:
- a CDS encoding FlgD immunoglobulin-like domain containing protein encodes the protein MSLNRKQGFSKRIIRIAWILATTALLLAMPEPLLARSANVFLGRDIAGHEEELSRYDLLVLSPSTLNRLASLEEIRSHNPEIRIFLIFDFFSGQTGNFNELSLFFSSGIREEWIMRSTTDAVVSSWPETFVNNLTEHCLEVEGRVYRDYALDFFENELLPRLTHYDGLFLDQCFESAYYIHGRFDGDFDMNLDGLSDTREECDEWIRDGWLALLKGIRERAPELPIIGNGNNRFFGQLDGRMFENFPNTSFGGVLGALSKLEGWRDNSGGQESIINCISTEEDAVTRRASWALERFTGQHLSFDYGSSGHDELLWSDLHEISLGEASGRLSLNGEHLAERTFDSSEELNGVFFPAEGRWLGEEEDPLVGSGSLEINAMKKGWQALFATDLSPVESLEAMVVAYRYRVIRAPKQGVKIDAAFRRHGDNSAKVSLPCEKVKTGDTGFYLARSKGELDAHDDWYFYLSSEDPCKIVVDEIQVVRENTARMERVFEEGVVLLSLSSEPITLDNWEHLVPSPADCFADSWSDDRGSWILEAGETLLLLEGDGGPLSSENLRTESEKGKADFSLQAPFPNPFNPKVSIPFALSESTLMRVAIYDARGRRVRELTNRVYSAGEHRLDWTGRDDAGRRVPSGVYFLKMESGREVQKRKLVLTS
- a CDS encoding VWA domain-containing protein; protein product: MSFLNGIFLFGLLGVLLPLLIHLFQRRRARKLDFPSLRFLHEENLRQMRRLNFRRLLLLLLRMLIIALLALALARPTLRGPLARVFPEKTPRSLALILDRSASMQSLHEDGSLFDLALRRAREILSPLDENDEVLLLGFGENVDDPLGGFASPSLVREFLENWKPGEGKSFLRPALSQAIRSLSLRPHPLREIFLLSDFALSEADTVPLPDPGDLRIMALPLADELPPNAGFVNLQLPRRPVLAGKPFELSLSLESKREDSFPVDLLLDEQYSGSLEFSPGPGRVQTRSLSLGLKEPGKLRGVWRKKKDRYAPDDELPFVLPVHSFLRVLLLGRAESGLARHLGLALDPASSSSTSPLELLQISTSSLESVDLEARHAVLLAGGAGLGSSSAKALAAYVKSGGGLLLFPDRESLPVLARELLPELDGPRSLELAGSERLQIRELHGEHSLFEDFDEVHREILRDQSFSEIFRCSVGGRQVLARFEGGLPAVLAWNYGRGRVRLLLFDAGPAGGEFPWSSLFLPLIQEMVQEVSGAQLPRTATVGESLEWEIKSFPTEGQRLFALSEDGSEQRLRLDASRFPPRAILDRVGKSGFWSLHLDSPEGRRDLGLRAVRVPPEEGFLQAPDADSLATLLDVESLLSIPPGEKIGDFLRFHRFGREITRLLLWLVLALLLLELWVSRRLKTD
- a CDS encoding DUF58 domain-containing protein; the protein is MSSQVRRFLEPKTVSELRNMELIARMIVEGFMAGLHRSPFHGFSAEFSEYRPHNPGESARDVDWKAYARTDRHYVKLFEEETNLRATLLLDSSRSMEFSGSRDRIRKDRYASLLAAGLAWLLVRQQDAVGLMTFDEKIREILPPRSSRSHLYEILRTLQNNESGGQTDLGEILHRAAERVRRRGLIVLLSDLMDEPEKVLAGLKHLRHRGHEVLVFHILDPLELDLDLENELQLKDLETGEEIRSHPRFLRETMRNRVAEWRRQLERECRSHRIDYLPIETDLDFDLALRRILDARRRRS
- a CDS encoding GyrI-like domain-containing protein translates to MSEKLDLLKLHKQDYTQSRKPGIFRPSIGLYLSYQGTGSPGGEVFTQAIGALYAMAFTIKMTEKFEKGRDYKVSKIEGIWWGTENPCGDYSQEPKDQWNWKLMIRVPEFIGEDQMKGARKQLEEKGKDPAFRDVLLIELDEGEVVQMLHLGPYEKEGETIVQMLDYAESEGYEIAGCHHDIYLSDPRRAKPERLKTIVRFPVRIISS